A segment of the Streptomyces sp. NBC_01235 genome:
CTCGTTGTGAGCGTGTCAGCCCAGCTCGACGGGCGTCTGTGGTGCTGCGAGCTCGAAGGGGCGGCCGTCGCGTATGAGGGCCCACAGGACGTTCAGGCGGCGCCTCGCGAGGGCGATGATCGCCTGCTTGTGGCCCTTGCCCTCGGCTCGCTTGCGTTCGTAGAAGGCTCTGGAGACGGGGCAGGAGCGGGCGGCGACCATGGCGGACATGTAGAAGACCCGCAACAGGCGGCGGCAGTAGCGCCGTGGTCGGCGCATGTTGCCGCTGATGCGCCCGGAGTCCTTGGGGACCGGGGCCAGGCCGGCGACGCCGGCGAGGCGGTCGGCGCTGGCGAAGACGCTCAGGTCGCCGCCGGTGTGGGCGATGAACTCGGCGCCCAGGACGGGGCCGAGGCCGGGCATGCTCAGGATGACCTCGGCGTGCGGGTGGTCGCGAAACCGGCCCTCGATCAGGGCGTCGGTCTCGGCGATTTCCTCATCGAGGGCCATCACCTCCCTCGCGAGCCTGGCCACCATGGTGGCGGCCAGCTTCTCCCCGGCGACGGCGGTGTGCTGGGCCTCGGCGGCCTCCACCGCGGTGGCGGCGATGAGCTGGTAGTTGCGGACCTTGCGGTTCTTCAGCCAGGTCGCGAGCCGGTTTCCGCCGGTCCGCCGGAGGGCGGCCGGCGTCTGGTAGTGGGTCAGCAGGACCAGGGCCGCTTTGGACGTCTTGTAGTCGAAGGCGCGTTCCAGGGCGGGGAAGTACTCCAGCATCTGGGCCCGCAGCCGGTTGATCGCCCGGGTGCGGTCGGCGGCCAGGTCCAGGCGCCGCGAGGTGAGGATCCGCAGGTCCACGGCGATGTCGTCGCCCCGGTGCAGCGGCTCCAGATCGCGGCG
Coding sequences within it:
- a CDS encoding IS110 family transposase; this encodes MPELWAGTDAGKAAHHCTVIDTDGTRRLSRRVDNDETALLKLIADVLELSDGDPVTWAIDLNAGGAALLIALLTDNGQQVLYIPGRTVHHASGSYRGDGKSDAKDAFVIADQARMRRDLEPLHRGDDIAVDLRILTSRRLDLAADRTRAINRLRAQMLEYFPALERAFDYKTSKAALVLLTHYQTPAALRRTGGNRLATWLKNRKVRNYQLIAATAVEAAEAQHTAVAGEKLAATMVARLAREVMALDEEIAETDALIEGRFRDHPHAEVILSMPGLGPVLGAEFIAHTGGDLSVFASADRLAGVAGLAPVPKDSGRISGNMRRPRRYCRRLLRVFYMSAMVAARSCPVSRAFYERKRAEGKGHKQAIIALARRRLNVLWALIRDGRPFELAAPQTPVELG